From a single Silene latifolia isolate original U9 population chromosome 6, ASM4854445v1, whole genome shotgun sequence genomic region:
- the LOC141588159 gene encoding MLO-like protein 10: MSGGSSEEGRTLDQTPTWAVAGVCAFIVLISFFLENALHALGTLLKKKQKAALYEALDKVKGELMILGFISLLLTFTQGYVCRICVPSSVAQIMLPCTLDTSKSSISNQKNDRRLLSSEEQNLATTCFNYKCKESTFLIANVSAHIAPGRKFDFRKYIKRSLEDDFKVVVGVGKVRRTLINLKDTKKETKTVLLLNLCLPRVNNAKSVLWASFVIFLLLNVNATQVVQGIPLVQGSDTYFWFSQPRLILHLLHFSLFRNAFQITYFLWILCDEFGLNSCFHDTLLIEFIKITIGIGAMVTCDYSILPLYALVSQMGSHMKKVIFDEQMSKALKKWQKAAKKKQSANDKTPIRTLGGEQL; encoded by the exons ATGAGTGGAGGGAGTAGTGAAGAAGGGCGTACACTTGATCAGACACCAACATGGGCAGTTGCTGGAGTTTGTGCTTTCATTGTTCTTATCTCCTTTTTTCTTGAGAATGCTCTTCATGCTCTTGGAACC TTGTTAAAAAAGAAACAGAAGGCAGCACTATATGAAGCTTTGGACAAGGTCAAAGGAG AGTTGATGATTCTGGGGTTTATTTCACTATTATTGACGTTTACTCAAGGCTACGTATGCAGAATCTGCGTTCCTTCCAGCGTTGCACAAATTATGTTACCTTGTACGCTCGATACATCCAAATCTTCTATCTCTAATCAAAAAAATGACAGGAGGCTTCTAAGTAGCGAGGAGCAGAATTTAGCTACAACATGTTTCAATTACAAGTGTAAAGAG TCTACGTTCCTAATTGCTAATGTTTCGGCTCATATAGCTCCGGGACGTAAATTTGACTTCCGTAAGTATATCAAAAGGTCGTTGGAGGATGATTTCAaggtggtggttggtgtcggtAAAGTTCGGAGAACATTGATCAATCTCAAAGACACCAAAAAGGAG ACCAAGACTGTTTTATTGCTAAACCTTTGCCTTCCTCGTGTTAACAATGCGAAATCTGTATTATGGGCATCTTTTGTGATATTCTTGCTTCTGAATGTAAATG CCACACAAGTAGTCCAAGGAATCCCTCTTGTACAAGGATCAGATACATATTTCTGGTTCTCCCAGCCTCGTTTAATTCTCCATCTCCTCCACTTTTCTCTATTTCGG AATGCATTCCAGATTACATATTTCTTATGGATATTG TGCGATGAATTTGGTTTGAATTCCTGCTTCCATGATACATTACTGATTGAGTTTATTAAGATCACAATAGGG ATAGGTGCCATGGTTACGTGCGATTATAGCATTCTTCCACTTTATGCGCTTGTATCACAG ATGGGCTCGCACATGAAGAAGGTTATCTTTGATGAGCAAATGTCAAAGGCTCTGAAGAAATGGCAAAAGGCTGCCAAGAAGAAGCAAAGTGCGAACGATAAGACTCCTATTCGAACTCTTGGAGGAGAGCAGCTCTAA